One genomic window of Haemorhous mexicanus isolate bHaeMex1 chromosome 17, bHaeMex1.pri, whole genome shotgun sequence includes the following:
- the GRIFIN gene encoding grifin, whose protein sequence is MFEVNLLCDPGDQIALHFNPRLSSSRIVCNSFLNSHWGQEEVNSTFPFNAKEPFQVEIYSDQDYFHVFINENKVLQFKHRQKNLSSITKLQILDDIDISSVEITKRALY, encoded by the exons AT GTTTGAGGTTAATTTGCTCTGTGATCCCGGAGACCAAATCGCTCTCCACTTTAACCCTCgcctctccagctccaggatTGTCTGCAACTCCTTCCTCAACAGCCACTGGGGGCAGGAAGAGGTTAACAGCACCTTCCCCTTCAATGCAAAGGAGCCCTTTCAG GTCGAAATCTACTCTGACCAGGACTATTTCCACGTTTTCATCAATGAAAACAAAGTCCTGCAGTTCAAGCATCGGCAGAAGAATCTTTCCTCCATCACCAAGCTGCAGATTCTGGATGATATTGACATTTCTTCAGTGGAAATCACCAAACGAGCTCTTTACTAG
- the LOC132335103 gene encoding galanin receptor type 1-like, translated as MDSAPPEPGAPPDPLQLWQEENQTQGGLWNGSQELGWEELEKMLFLFAKEPVTISLTVMYLLSFVVGFVGNIMSIRVLTRKRRSRVSSLSATRSLLINLAVCDLMVVCICMPITVGNLIYKAWVYGDFLCRAVPFIQAVSVSASVLSLTVISVNRYYSVHNPLNARSFFTQKRILSTILVVWLLSSGICMPLIFMNKRDEIGVVEGLPLVFSICREIWPQERLKQAYNFLLFCALYCLPVLFNMVICFLTVRRLWSRSRQLKESSALNRSLPASRLKIRRKVAQMVVALVLLFAISWLPVYLMDIWIDFNIPKSLQDVTPSPWILQLRPFAQWLGLTNSSLNPICYCFVGNLYRSAKEMKSKYHQRMVSLFNFSLSEGTPHSSVPELLSYRSSAEPARKGPSSTPSMDRRCQGSHGHKNKCGHLNSCQHPPLNTVSSENTSL; from the coding sequence ATGGATTCGGCCCCCCCAGAACCCGGGGCCCCCCCAgaccctctgcagctctggcaggaggaGAACCAGACCCAAGGCGGGCTCTGGAAcggcagccaggagctggggtgggaagagctggagaaGATGCTCTTCCTCTTTGCAAAGGAGCCTGTCACCATCAGCCTCACAGTGATGTACTTGCTGTCCTTTGTGGTGGGCTTCGTGGGCAACATCATGTCCATCAGGGTGCTGACCCGCAAGCGCCGGAGTCGGGTGTCCAGCCTGAGCGCCACCCGCAGCCTCCTCATCAACCTGGCGGTGTGTGACCTCATGGTGGTGTGCATCTGCATGCCCATCACCGTGGGCAACCTCATCTACAAAGCCTGGGTGTACGGGGACTTCCTCTGCCGGGCAGTGCCCTTCATCCAGGCTGTTTCTGTCTCTGCCAGCGTCCTCAGCCTGACCGTCATCAGCGTGAACCGGTACTACAGCGTGCACAACCCGCTCAACGCCCGCTCCTTCTTCACCCAGAAGAGGATCCTCAGCACCATCCTGGTGGTGTGGTTGCTGTCCTCAGGGATATGCATGCCCCTCATCTTCATGAACAAACGGGATGAGATCGGGGTGGTGGAGGGCTTGCCCCTGGTGTTTTCCATCTGCAGGGAGATCTGGCCTCAGGAGAGGCTCAAGCAAGCCTACAACTTTCTGCTCTTCTGTGCCCTGTACTGCCTGCCCGTCCTGTTCAACATGGTGATCTGCTTCCTCACGGTGCGCCGGCTGTGGAGCCGCAGCAGGCAGCTGAAGGAGAGCTCTGCCCTGAACCGGTCCCTGCCGGCCTCCAGGCTGAAGATCCGCAGGAAGGTGGCACAGATGGTGGTGGCCCTGGTCCTGCTGTTCGCCATCTCTTGGCTGCCCGTCTATCTGATGGACATCTGGATTGATTTCAACATCCCCAAGTCTTTGCAGGATGTGACTCCTTCTCCTTGGATCCTGCAGCTCAGGCCTTTTGCCCAGTGGCTCGGCCTCACCAATTCCAGCCTCAACCCAATATGCTATTGCTTCGTTGGGAACCTCTACAGGTCAGCCAAGGAAATGAAGAGCAAATACCACCAAAGGATGGTCTCTCTCTTTAACTTCTCTCTGTCTGAAGGGACACCTCATTCCtcagtcccagagctgctctcttaCCGGAGTTCAGCGGAGCCTGCAAGGAAAGGACCCTCCAGCACCCCCTCCATGGACAGGAGATGTCAGGGAAGTCATGGCCATAAGAACAAGTGTGGACACTTGAACTCCTGCCAGCATCCACCTCTGAATACTGTCTCCAGTGAGAACACTTCCTTGTAA